In Caminicella sporogenes DSM 14501, one DNA window encodes the following:
- the glgA gene encoding glycogen synthase GlgA, whose translation MLKILYVASEAVPFIKTGGLADVAFALPKALRKLGVDIRVIIPKYKDIPEKYKREMKFLTNFEVNVGWRRQYCGIEYLKYEGIPFYFIDNEYYFKRDGLYGHYDDGERFAYLCRAVLETIENIDFMPDIIHCNDWHTGMIPVLLNEHYKKYGKLTGIKTIFTIHNLKYQGIFGPEILGDLLSLGMEYYNPQALEFYGGVSFMKGGIKYSNIITTVSKTYAQEIQHPFFGERLDGLLRWRKNDLYGIVNGIDYDIYNPSKDKYIFEKYDYDSIEKKEINKLKLQESLNLPKRKDVPLISMVSRLVNMKGLDLVLHVLDEILSEDVQMIILGTGKPEYEWKLKEFAYKYPNKFSANIFFNEELAHKIYAASDIFLMPSLFEPCGLGQLIALRYGVLPVVRETGGLNDTVNSFNEYTGEGNGFSFTNYNAHDMLYTIRRALNFYKNKNTWKKIVKRAMIEDYSWNNSAKEYKKLYEKLTTYKM comes from the coding sequence ATGTTAAAGATTTTATATGTGGCTTCAGAAGCAGTACCGTTTATAAAAACAGGAGGACTTGCTGATGTAGCCTTTGCTCTTCCTAAAGCTCTTAGAAAACTTGGCGTAGATATAAGAGTTATAATTCCAAAATACAAAGACATACCAGAAAAATACAAGCGAGAAATGAAATTTTTAACTAATTTTGAAGTAAACGTAGGATGGAGAAGGCAATACTGTGGTATAGAGTATTTAAAATATGAAGGAATTCCATTTTACTTTATAGACAATGAATATTATTTTAAAAGAGATGGACTCTATGGACATTACGATGATGGTGAACGGTTTGCATATTTATGTAGGGCAGTATTAGAAACTATTGAAAATATAGATTTTATGCCGGATATAATTCACTGTAATGACTGGCATACTGGTATGATACCGGTACTATTAAATGAACATTATAAAAAATACGGAAAACTGACAGGGATAAAAACTATATTTACTATACATAATTTAAAATATCAAGGTATATTTGGACCTGAAATATTAGGAGATTTGTTGAGTTTAGGAATGGAATATTATAATCCGCAGGCACTTGAATTTTATGGTGGAGTAAGCTTTATGAAAGGAGGAATAAAATATTCAAATATAATTACTACAGTAAGTAAAACGTATGCACAAGAAATACAACATCCTTTTTTTGGTGAAAGACTTGACGGACTTTTGCGATGGAGAAAAAATGATTTATATGGAATTGTAAATGGAATAGATTATGATATTTATAATCCAAGCAAGGACAAATATATATTTGAAAAATATGATTATGATTCTATTGAAAAAAAGGAAATAAATAAACTTAAACTTCAAGAAAGTCTTAACTTGCCAAAAAGAAAAGATGTGCCATTAATAAGTATGGTTTCAAGACTTGTAAACATGAAAGGATTAGATTTAGTACTTCATGTTTTAGATGAAATATTAAGTGAAGATGTGCAAATGATAATTTTAGGTACAGGAAAACCAGAATATGAGTGGAAACTAAAGGAATTTGCATATAAATATCCAAACAAATTTTCAGCAAATATTTTTTTCAATGAAGAATTGGCTCACAAAATATATGCAGCTTCAGATATATTTTTAATGCCTTCTCTATTTGAACCTTGCGGACTAGGACAGCTTATAGCTTTAAGGTATGGAGTACTTCCAGTAGTAAGAGAAACAGGAGGATTAAATGACACAGTTAACTCTTTTAATGAATATACTGGTGAAGGCAATGGATTTAGTTTTACGAATTATAATGCTCACGATATGCTTTATACAATAAGGAGAGCACTAAACTTCTACAAGAATAAAAATACATGGAAGAAAATTGTTAAAAGGGCCATGATAGAAGATTACAGTTGGAATAATTCAGCCAAAGAATATAAAAAACTTTATGAAAAATTGACGACATATAAAATGTAA
- the galU gene encoding UTP--glucose-1-phosphate uridylyltransferase GalU, with amino-acid sequence MTMKVRKAIIPAAGLGTRFLPATKAQPKEMLPIVDKPTIQYIIEEAINSGIEEILIITGRNKRAIEDHFDRSVELELTLADRRKHKLLKMVREISDMVNIHYVRQKEPKGLGHAIYCAKSFVGNEPFAVLLGDDIVYNDSKPCLKQMIEAYDEYKSTILGVQEVAKEDVSKYGIVDGEYVEGRVYKVNDLVEKPSVEQAPSNVAILGRYIISPDIFEILEHTQPGAGGEIQLTDALKELAQKETMYAYNFEGKRYDVGNKLGFLEATVEFALRREDLRDEFLKYLLKITEKEMKNVALSEAALTEEKKCL; translated from the coding sequence ATGACTATGAAAGTACGCAAAGCGATAATACCGGCAGCAGGTCTTGGTACTAGATTTTTGCCTGCAACAAAAGCACAACCCAAGGAAATGCTTCCTATAGTGGATAAACCAACTATACAGTATATTATAGAAGAAGCTATTAATTCAGGCATTGAAGAGATACTAATTATTACTGGTAGAAATAAAAGAGCCATAGAAGATCATTTTGATAGGTCTGTAGAGCTTGAACTTACATTAGCAGACAGAAGAAAACATAAATTATTAAAGATGGTTAGAGAAATATCTGATATGGTGAATATTCACTATGTTAGACAAAAAGAGCCAAAAGGACTTGGTCATGCTATATACTGTGCAAAGAGTTTTGTGGGAAATGAACCTTTTGCAGTACTGCTAGGTGATGATATAGTATATAATGATTCAAAACCATGCTTAAAACAGATGATAGAAGCATATGATGAATATAAATCAACTATACTAGGAGTACAAGAAGTAGCTAAAGAAGATGTAAGTAAATATGGTATTGTAGATGGAGAATATGTGGAAGGAAGAGTATATAAAGTAAATGATTTAGTAGAAAAACCATCTGTAGAACAAGCACCTTCAAATGTTGCAATACTTGGAAGATATATTATAAGTCCAGATATATTTGAGATACTTGAACATACTCAGCCGGGTGCTGGCGGAGAAATACAGCTTACAGATGCATTAAAAGAATTAGCACAAAAGGAAACAATGTATGCTTATAATTTTGAAGGTAAGAGATATGATGTAGGGAACAAATTAGGATTTTTAGAAGCTACTGTAGAATTTGCTTTAAGAAGAGAAGATTTAAGAGATGAGTTTTTAAAATATCTTTTAAAAATAACTGAAAAAGAAATGAAGAACGTTGCTTTGAGTGAAGCAGCATTAACAGAAGAAAAAAAGTGTCTATAA
- a CDS encoding four helix bundle protein yields the protein MKDNIIYRKSFNFAIDIVNLYKYLINEKREFVISKQLLRSRTSIGANVSEAIEAQSKKDFISKLSIALKETRETKYWIELLNATDYLEKDLANNLLNKTNELLRILVSIIKTSKAKLKQ from the coding sequence ATGAAAGATAATATTATTTATAGAAAATCTTTTAATTTTGCCATTGATATTGTTAATTTATACAAATATCTAATTAATGAAAAAAGAGAGTTTGTTATATCTAAGCAGCTATTAAGAAGTAGAACTAGTATAGGAGCTAATGTAAGTGAGGCAATCGAGGCTCAAAGTAAAAAAGATTTTATTTCTAAATTATCTATTGCATTGAAAGAAACTAGAGAAACTAAGTATTGGATTGAATTATTAAATGCTACAGATTATCTAGAAAAGGATTTAGCAAATAATTTATTAAATAAAACAAACGAATTACTTAGAATATTAGTTTCAATTATTAAAACATCAAAAGCAAAATTAAAACAATAA
- the galE gene encoding UDP-glucose 4-epimerase GalE, with amino-acid sequence MSILITGGAGYIGSHTVKYFLEQKEDVVVVDNLQSGHKKAVQTDKFYEVDIRNKEELDKVFKTHKIEAVIHFAANSLVGESMEKPYEYYHNNVYGMMCLLEVMKKNNVNKIVFSSTAATYGEPKNIPILEDDETNPTNTYGETKLSMEKMMKWFEKAYGIKYVSLRYFNAAGAYEDGTIGEDHNPETHLIPLILKVPLGKREKIYIFGNDYPTKDGTCIRDYIHVMDLASAHYLALEYLRKENKSDIFNLGNGNGYSVKEVIETARKVTGHPIPAEIKERRAGDPAVLIASSEKAKKILGWNPKFDSLEKIITDAWNWHSQNPNGYERELRIEN; translated from the coding sequence ATGTCTATATTAATAACAGGTGGAGCGGGATATATAGGCTCTCATACAGTAAAATATTTTTTAGAGCAAAAAGAAGATGTAGTAGTTGTAGACAATTTACAAAGTGGACATAAAAAAGCTGTTCAAACAGATAAATTTTATGAAGTAGATATAAGAAATAAAGAAGAATTGGATAAGGTATTTAAAACTCATAAGATAGAAGCAGTTATTCATTTTGCAGCTAATTCTTTAGTTGGAGAGAGTATGGAAAAGCCTTATGAATACTATCATAATAATGTTTATGGCATGATGTGTTTACTTGAAGTAATGAAAAAAAATAATGTAAATAAAATAGTATTTTCATCAACTGCTGCTACATATGGAGAACCTAAAAATATTCCTATACTTGAAGATGATGAAACAAATCCGACAAATACATATGGTGAAACTAAACTTTCTATGGAAAAAATGATGAAGTGGTTTGAAAAAGCATATGGGATTAAATATGTTTCACTCAGATATTTTAATGCTGCAGGAGCATATGAAGATGGAACAATAGGTGAAGACCATAATCCTGAAACACATTTAATACCGCTTATTCTTAAAGTGCCATTAGGGAAAAGAGAAAAAATATATATTTTTGGTAATGATTATCCTACAAAAGATGGTACTTGTATTAGAGACTATATTCATGTTATGGATTTAGCATCTGCTCATTATTTAGCATTAGAATATCTAAGAAAAGAAAATAAGAGTGATATTTTCAATCTTGGAAATGGAAATGGTTATTCAGTAAAGGAAGTAATAGAAACAGCAAGAAAAGTAACAGGACACCCTATACCAGCAGAAATAAAAGAGAGAAGAGCAGGAGACCCAGCAGTTTTAATTGCTTCATCAGAAAAGGCTAAAAAAATATTAGGCTGGAATCCTAAGTTTGATTCATTAGAAAAAATTATTACAGATGCTTGGAATTGGCATAGCCAAAATCCAAATGGATACGAAAGAGAATTGAGAATTGAAAATTGA
- a CDS encoding Rpn family recombination-promoting nuclease/putative transposase encodes MKKEKKIYNEHDIGYKHILSQKKNFIDFLRGFIKKEWVKQIREEDIILIDKEFIQEDFKEKEADIIYKANIKGQDIIFYILMELQSKVDYRMPIRLLMYMTEIWRDELKNTEEKIKKRKGYKLPAIIPIVLYNGKNKWTAVRSFKEILNGYEMFEENIVDFKYLLFDINRMEKEELIKIANVVSSIFLLDQDVEIEEIINRLKIIGKIIKNKVTKEQEESFKRWIINIFRNRMEKGERENIDKLLREISEMEVDGMISNLGRKLEEEFKYRERKGREEGIRQGIQKGIQQGIQRGIRQGIQQGKIEIVRNLLLLGIDIEKIVKASKLSKEEIEKIKKELN; translated from the coding sequence ATGAAAAAAGAAAAAAAAATATACAATGAACACGATATAGGGTATAAACATATACTCTCACAAAAGAAAAATTTCATAGATTTTTTAAGAGGATTTATAAAAAAAGAATGGGTAAAACAAATAAGAGAAGAAGATATAATATTAATAGACAAAGAATTTATACAAGAAGATTTCAAAGAAAAAGAAGCTGATATAATTTATAAAGCAAACATAAAAGGACAAGACATAATATTTTACATACTAATGGAACTACAGTCAAAAGTAGACTACAGAATGCCAATAAGACTATTAATGTACATGACAGAAATATGGAGAGACGAACTAAAAAATACAGAAGAAAAAATAAAAAAGAGAAAAGGATATAAACTACCGGCAATAATACCAATAGTACTATATAATGGAAAAAACAAATGGACAGCAGTAAGAAGCTTTAAAGAAATACTGAATGGATATGAAATGTTTGAAGAAAACATAGTAGACTTTAAATACTTACTATTTGACATAAACAGAATGGAAAAAGAAGAACTAATAAAGATAGCAAATGTAGTAAGCAGTATATTCTTGTTAGATCAAGACGTAGAAATAGAAGAAATAATAAACAGACTGAAAATAATAGGAAAAATAATAAAAAACAAAGTGACAAAAGAGCAGGAAGAGTCGTTTAAAAGATGGATTATAAATATATTTAGGAATAGGATGGAAAAAGGAGAAAGAGAAAATATAGATAAATTATTAAGAGAAATATCAGAAATGGAGGTGGATGGAATGATAAGTAATTTAGGGAGAAAATTAGAAGAAGAATTTAAGTATAGAGAAAGAAAAGGAAGAGAAGAAGGAATTCGACAGGGTATACAAAAAGGCATTCAGCAGGGTATACAGCGTGGAATTAGACAAGGCATTCAGCAAGGTAAGATAGAAATAGTAAGAAATTTATTACTATTGGGAATAGATATAGAAAAAATAGTAAAGGCATCAAAACTAAGTAAAGAAGAAATAGAGAAAATAAAGAAAGAATTAAATTAA
- a CDS encoding helix-turn-helix domain-containing protein — protein sequence MKNLQSKLYKLNALLEASKLLNSTQDVDYILDFLLKKSLELIEGGDAGAIFLYNKQKNVLEIKSYVGFDSSISEIKLNLGESMTGIAFLRKKSMLFNNLKEINKAIDTMREENKKILRKGLKTKLDRLQSSICCPLIYKEECIGVIVIDNFEDNIPLTYDDMYLLESISVQATIAIINARNYERELRNNRALERYNKMLKEERNKYKYSTSLHSKFTEMVLNGCSIQDILLEVSSLIKRDVFLIDLFYNINNYNFQYYTKLEMIEEISQNLKSYLKNKERSSYFWFEKNLYLNFLPIIVNMDTLGWLGIVSDDNFFSELDNITVEKCITILALQLLKINELNDMEQSLKGEFLESLLLNQNKEYIMKCAKKYKFNFNKNHQMIILNIEMDKNFLIQEKYKKELNRYIKYYYSIINGKINSIFPGSIALINGHSIIIILELDNKDNKKKIKYFLDDIMNMSSKTFFSSRVKRKFKAGISSIIKSIDDFKTAFSNAKQALKIASSIEKDIIYIFYDDLEVKKLLLNNDKKELEDFLLKTLGPLLNYNKKSRNEFLETLKIYITSNGNWTYTKDYLHIHGNTLSYRLNRIMDILKVDLNDYNQRLKIQIAFEILDIIKMC from the coding sequence ATGAAAAATTTACAAAGCAAATTATATAAACTAAATGCTTTGCTTGAAGCTAGTAAACTTTTAAATTCTACGCAAGATGTGGATTATATATTAGATTTTCTCTTAAAAAAATCATTGGAACTTATAGAAGGTGGAGATGCAGGAGCAATTTTTCTTTATAATAAACAAAAGAACGTACTTGAAATAAAATCTTATGTTGGTTTTGACAGCAGTATAAGTGAAATTAAACTTAATTTAGGTGAATCAATGACTGGTATAGCTTTTCTAAGAAAAAAATCTATGCTTTTTAATAATCTTAAAGAGATTAATAAAGCAATAGATACTATGAGAGAAGAAAATAAAAAGATTTTGAGAAAGGGCTTAAAAACGAAATTAGACAGACTTCAAAGTTCTATTTGCTGTCCTTTAATCTATAAAGAAGAATGTATAGGAGTTATAGTTATAGATAACTTTGAAGATAATATACCACTTACTTATGATGACATGTATCTTTTAGAATCTATATCTGTACAAGCTACAATTGCTATCATCAATGCACGAAATTATGAAAGAGAGCTTAGAAATAATAGAGCTTTGGAACGTTACAATAAAATGCTGAAAGAGGAAAGAAATAAGTATAAATATTCAACAAGTTTGCATAGTAAATTCACAGAAATGGTTTTAAATGGATGCAGTATACAAGACATATTATTAGAAGTATCATCGCTAATTAAAAGAGATGTCTTTTTGATAGATTTATTTTATAACATTAATAATTATAATTTTCAATATTATACTAAACTAGAAATGATTGAAGAAATCAGCCAAAATTTAAAAAGTTATTTAAAAAATAAAGAAAGGTCCAGCTATTTTTGGTTTGAAAAAAATCTATATTTAAACTTTTTACCAATAATAGTAAATATGGATACTCTTGGATGGTTAGGTATTGTATCTGATGACAATTTTTTTTCAGAACTAGATAATATTACAGTTGAAAAATGTATTACTATATTGGCACTTCAGCTTTTAAAAATAAATGAACTTAACGATATGGAACAATCTCTAAAAGGAGAATTTCTTGAAAGCTTGCTGCTTAATCAAAATAAAGAGTACATTATGAAATGTGCAAAAAAGTATAAATTTAATTTTAATAAAAATCATCAAATGATAATTTTAAATATTGAAATGGATAAAAATTTTTTAATTCAAGAAAAATATAAAAAAGAATTAAATAGATATATAAAATACTATTACAGTATAATAAATGGAAAAATAAACAGTATTTTTCCGGGTTCTATAGCATTAATCAATGGACATAGCATTATTATAATATTGGAGTTAGATAATAAAGATAATAAAAAAAAGATAAAGTATTTTCTTGATGATATTATGAATATGAGTAGTAAAACTTTTTTTAGCAGTAGGGTAAAAAGAAAATTTAAAGCAGGAATAAGCAGTATAATTAAAAGCATTGATGATTTTAAAACGGCATTTAGTAATGCAAAACAAGCTTTAAAAATAGCTAGTAGCATAGAAAAAGACATTATATATATTTTTTATGATGATTTAGAAGTAAAAAAACTTCTTTTAAATAATGATAAAAAAGAGCTTGAAGATTTTCTTTTAAAAACTTTGGGACCGTTACTGAATTATAATAAAAAATCGAGAAATGAATTTCTAGAAACTTTAAAAATATATATAACTAGTAATGGCAATTGGACATATACTAAAGATTATTTGCACATTCATGGAAATACACTTAGTTATAGATTAAATAGAATTATGGACATTTTAAAAGTTGATTTAAACGATTATAATCAAAGACTTAAAATACAAATTGCTTTTGAAATACTTGATATAATAAAAATGTGTTAG
- a CDS encoding M20 metallopeptidase family protein: protein MFKEKILKKAEEIKEELISIRRDIHSHPEIGLQEKRTSALVAEKLKKLDIEVKTNVGITGVIGLLKGKYPGKTILLRADMDCLEMTELNDIEYKSKYPGLMHACGHDAHTTWLLGAAMILSEFKDELHGNVKFLFQPAEESQGGANRMINEGVLENPKVDAAIGAHVWPIVESGKIGIKYGSMMAAPDKFTLTIYGKGGHGAEPHNCIDPISIACQAYMSLQTIVSRKINPIEPAVISITMFNAGSAHNVIPDRVEMVGTVRTLTNELREEIPKMMESIIKGITEANGGSYEFEYIPYYPPVINNDEITDVVKHAGEEILGKDNVVELKNPTMGGEDFSYFQQKVPGAFFVVGTYNENKKITKPLHSPYFNIDEDILSKASAVLAESALLYLNK from the coding sequence ATGTTTAAAGAAAAAATTTTAAAAAAGGCAGAAGAAATTAAAGAAGAATTAATAAGTATCAGAAGAGATATTCATTCTCATCCTGAAATTGGACTTCAGGAAAAAAGAACTTCTGCCCTAGTAGCTGAAAAACTTAAAAAACTAGATATTGAAGTTAAAACAAATGTTGGCATTACTGGTGTAATAGGCCTCTTAAAAGGTAAATATCCAGGTAAAACAATTTTATTAAGAGCTGATATGGATTGCTTAGAGATGACAGAATTAAATGATATTGAGTATAAGTCTAAATATCCCGGTCTTATGCACGCTTGTGGACATGATGCTCATACGACATGGCTTTTAGGTGCTGCTATGATTTTATCAGAATTTAAAGATGAATTACATGGTAATGTCAAATTTTTATTTCAACCTGCTGAAGAATCTCAAGGCGGTGCTAATAGGATGATAAATGAAGGTGTTCTTGAAAATCCAAAGGTAGATGCAGCAATAGGTGCACATGTATGGCCTATAGTCGAGTCAGGAAAAATCGGTATAAAATATGGCAGTATGATGGCAGCTCCTGATAAGTTTACACTCACTATATATGGAAAAGGCGGTCATGGCGCTGAACCTCACAACTGTATTGACCCTATATCAATAGCATGTCAAGCTTATATGAGTCTTCAGACAATTGTCAGTAGAAAAATTAATCCAATAGAGCCAGCTGTTATAAGTATTACAATGTTTAATGCCGGTTCTGCTCATAATGTTATACCTGATCGTGTTGAAATGGTTGGAACTGTAAGAACGCTGACTAATGAATTGAGAGAAGAAATACCTAAAATGATGGAATCTATCATCAAAGGAATAACTGAAGCAAATGGAGGCAGTTATGAATTTGAATATATACCATATTATCCTCCAGTTATTAACAATGATGAGATAACAGATGTTGTTAAACATGCAGGAGAAGAAATATTAGGAAAAGATAATGTTGTAGAACTTAAAAATCCTACTATGGGTGGAGAAGATTTTTCTTATTTTCAGCAAAAAGTACCCGGAGCATTTTTTGTTGTAGGAACTTACAACGAAAATAAAAAAATTACTAAGCCACTGCACAGCCCATACTTTAATATAGATGAAGACATACTTAGTAAGGCTTCTGCTGTACTTGCTGAATCTGCATTATTATATCTTAATAAATAG
- a CDS encoding AbgT family transporter produces the protein MKEANVQKKKLKGVDKFLNWVEKVGNRLPEPLTLFVWLAGLALLVSLIGSIVGISAVHPLTKEKITVVNLLSKEGIQKMLMNAVSNFAKFPPLGLVLTCILGVGLAEKTGLFSALLRKTLVNVKGSKVIVIVIFTSIMANAAGDTGFIVMPPLAAMLFAAVGMNPIVGMMAAYAAVAGGFSANLFVNSLDVLVVGFTQSAVELLDPNFQVNPACNWYFLMVSTFFLTFAATWVTVKIVAPRMGKGSYEVEKIEEVTEEEIKGLKAAGIATLAFLILLIISAVPQNGLLREPKTGSLLSFSSPLMKGLVPIITLLFFIPGYVFGKVSGKIKSDKDTVAMLGESMSEMGPYIVLSFVIAQFINYFNWSNLGIIMAIKGADFLKNLGAPTPVLLICFILIGAFINLFVGSCSAKWAILSPIFVPMFILLGFHPALTQMTYRIGDSITNVITPLLPYFAILVAFAKKYDKNIGMGTLIANMLPYSISFFIIWTIQLLIWYFLKLPLGPGSPIIM, from the coding sequence ATGAAAGAAGCAAATGTTCAAAAGAAAAAATTAAAAGGGGTGGATAAATTTCTCAACTGGGTTGAAAAAGTGGGAAACAGGCTTCCTGAACCTCTTACACTCTTTGTTTGGTTAGCAGGATTAGCTTTATTAGTTTCTTTAATCGGTTCTATTGTCGGGATTTCTGCTGTTCATCCTTTGACAAAAGAAAAAATTACCGTTGTCAATCTGCTTTCTAAAGAAGGAATTCAAAAAATGCTTATGAATGCTGTAAGCAACTTTGCCAAATTTCCACCTCTTGGACTCGTTTTAACATGTATTTTAGGGGTTGGTCTTGCTGAAAAAACAGGACTGTTTTCTGCTCTGCTTAGAAAGACTTTGGTCAATGTAAAAGGTTCAAAAGTAATAGTCATTGTAATATTTACATCTATTATGGCAAATGCAGCTGGTGATACAGGTTTTATAGTAATGCCGCCTTTAGCTGCCATGTTATTTGCTGCTGTAGGAATGAATCCAATAGTTGGTATGATGGCTGCATATGCAGCAGTTGCAGGAGGTTTTAGTGCAAATTTATTTGTTAACTCTTTAGATGTTTTGGTAGTTGGATTTACTCAATCAGCAGTAGAACTGCTTGACCCTAATTTTCAAGTGAATCCAGCTTGCAACTGGTATTTTCTCATGGTTTCAACATTTTTCTTAACTTTTGCAGCTACATGGGTAACTGTAAAAATTGTTGCACCTAGAATGGGTAAAGGAAGTTATGAAGTAGAAAAAATTGAAGAAGTTACAGAGGAAGAAATTAAAGGTTTAAAGGCAGCTGGTATTGCAACTTTAGCATTTTTGATTTTACTCATTATTTCAGCAGTACCACAAAATGGATTGTTAAGAGAGCCAAAAACTGGTTCATTACTGTCTTTTAGCTCTCCTTTGATGAAAGGACTTGTACCAATTATAACTTTATTGTTTTTTATCCCAGGATATGTTTTTGGTAAAGTTTCAGGTAAGATTAAAAGTGATAAAGATACTGTAGCTATGCTTGGAGAATCTATGTCAGAAATGGGTCCTTATATAGTATTATCATTTGTAATAGCTCAGTTTATTAATTATTTTAATTGGTCTAATTTAGGAATTATAATGGCTATTAAAGGTGCAGATTTTTTAAAGAATTTAGGTGCTCCAACTCCTGTACTTTTGATATGTTTTATATTAATAGGAGCATTTATAAATTTATTTGTAGGAAGCTGTTCAGCAAAGTGGGCAATACTCAGCCCCATATTTGTTCCTATGTTTATACTGTTAGGTTTTCACCCTGCATTAACTCAAATGACTTATAGAATTGGAGATTCAATAACAAATGTTATTACACCACTTTTACCCTACTTTGCTATACTTGTAGCTTTTGCTAAAAAATATGACAAAAATATCGGTATGGGTACTTTAATAGCTAATATGCTGCCATATTCTATATCATTTTTTATAATTTGGACTATACAGTTATTGATTTGGTATTTCTTAAAACTACCACTAGGTCCCGGTTCTCCGATAATAATGTAA